Proteins from a genomic interval of Triplophysa dalaica isolate WHDGS20190420 chromosome 21, ASM1584641v1, whole genome shotgun sequence:
- the syngr2b gene encoding synaptogyrin-2b, protein MNRSFANQTSICQQTALCESVSCVSAVLCECVCLCSSAVACVLVFRVLHTQMESSTVYGASLAGSGFDLVKFIKQPQTITRVLSWVFAIVVFSSITAEGYVNPTTQSEVKCIFNRIDGICHYGVGIGVIAFLACAAFLLADAFLPSMSNAQERKYIVMGDLTLSGSWTFLWFVCFCLTADQWSKTLDTHGIPSDAAHAVIAFSFFSIGSWGALTYFALVRLRQGFGDVTQNNLEAPADPVEPYPTTYTPPTYPSFQNDSQDVYQQPPFTSNNDTIGQSNYQQPTY, encoded by the exons ATGAATCGTTCCTTCGCGAATCAGACATCGATCTGTCAGCAAACAGCGCTGTGTGAGTCAGTGAGTTGTGTTTCAGCTGtcctgtgtgagtgtgtgtgtttgtgttcttcagctGTCGCGTGTGTTCTTGTGTTTCGAGTATTACACACACAGATGGAGTCGAGCACTGTGTACGGAGCGTCTCTGGCCGGATCGGGATTTGATCTCGTTAAATTCATCAAACAACCTCAAACTATCACGCGCGTCCTCAGCTGG GTGTTTGCTATCGTGGTATTCTCCTCTATAACAGCTGAAGGTTACGTGAACCCCACCACTCAATCTGAAGTCAAGTGTATCTTCAACAGAATCGATGGCATCTGTCATTATGGGGTGGGCATTGGTGTCATCGCCTTCCTGGCATGTGCAGCCTTCCTATTGGCTGACGCTTTCCTGCCTTCCATGAGCAACGCTCAGGAGAGAAAATACATTGTGATGGGTGATCTGACACTGTCAG GATCCTGGACGTTCCTGTGGTTCGTGTGTTTCTGTCTGACCGCAGATCAGTGGTCGAAGACCTTAGACACGCATGGCATCCCGTCGGACGCAGCTCACGCCGTCATTGCCTTCTCATTCTTCTCCATCGGTTCATGG GGTGCGCTAACTTATTTCGCTCTGGTGAGGTTACGTCAGGGTTTTGGAGACGTGACCCAGAACAACCTGGAGGCGCCCGCCGATCCGGTCGAGCCCTACCCCACGACATACACCCCACCCACATATCCGTCCTTCCAGAACGACAGCCAAGACGTCTACCAGCAACCACCCTTCACATCAAACAACGATACGATCGGACAGAGCAACTATCAGCAACCCACCTACTGA
- the si:dkey-93h22.7 gene encoding cell adhesion molecule DSCAML1 isoform X2: MKQFRFLQTGCSLRRSSDRMRASLLILIGVSVWCPVAGVRLDKPHLSGPSTALEGSVEDFTCKMPWTPTNVSVVLKLYAEGNLNKSIGYHTVLFEELAVFPLVVNEKHDGRLICEASGNNNTEIEHTFSDSLDLQVISPVEGATIVSHLSSNDLWVGRTLTLRCDITRGTHVSYDWLKDGSPLHSSLRTSRLTIPSLSLHHTGDYQCVASNRLNDTTVYNSSSDVISVQVKEHISKPEISLDVVKSAAGDLTAIVRCRCDTGTPLNTFSLLNDTDIIAVETTDRLQALFNVSIQLNRDMGWVRCNASNHGNWMLSNAKSLSVESVGGAVTVTLFKHVAVDFQVFGVVMRCQVERGTFPQYHWYLNNSRLEGRGSFYAVGGTHNSSLSLSVGPHSSGFYHCHASDTFDNANTVRSLKIPINRDALNRVSTSVLVVVFSCLILLVVSVTSCCVSGAVLRRRYSRKYLAGETDVTSTHEDEDDEQDFLLLSGYEEDVIHAERTSDLHSEEDESSVDETVLYDGAVSK; the protein is encoded by the exons GTGTTTCTGTCTGGTGTCCAGTGGCAG GTGTTCGGCTTGATAAACCTCATCTTTCTGGTCCTTCCACCGCATTAGAAGGTTCAGTGGAGGACTTCACCTGCAAAATGCCCTGGACTCCCACAAACGTGTCTGTGGTCCTCAAGCTTTACGCTGAGGGGAATCTGAACAAGTCCATTGGTTATCACACTGTACTCTTTGAAGAACTGGCAGTATTCCCTCTGGTGGTCAATGAGAAACATGACGGACGACTCATCTGTGAAGCCAGCGGGAACAATAACACGGAGATCGAACACACGTTCAGTGACAGCCTGGACCTTCAAGTCATAT ctCCGGTGGAGGGTGCCACGATCGTCTCTCATCTGTCCAGCAATGACCTGTGGGTGGGACGGACTTTAACCCTGCGATGTGACATCACTAGAGGAACACACGTCTCTTATGATTGGCTCAAGGATGGATCCCCGCTTCACAGCAGTCTGCGCACGTCCAGACTGAccattccctctctctctcttcatcacaCGGGAGATTATCAGTGTGTCGCATCAAACCGGTTAAACGACACCACCGTGTATAACTCCAGCAGTGATGTCATATCCGtacaggtcaaag AACACATATCAAAGCCTGAGATCTCTCTGGATGTTGTGAAGAGTGCCGCGGGAGATTTGACAGCGATCGTCAGGTGTCGGTGTGATACAGGAACGCCTCTCAATACCTTCAGTCTGTTGAATGACACAGACATCATCGCCGTGGAAACCACGGACAGACTTCAGGCTCTCTTTAACGTGTCCATTCAGCTCAATCGAGACATGGGCTGGGTGCGATGTAACGCCAGTAACCACGGCAACTGGATGCTGAGCAACGCAAAGAGTCTGAGCGTGG AGTCTGTAGGTGGCGCTGTGACGGTGACGCTCTTCAAACACGTGGCTGTAGACTTTCAGGTGTTTGGTGTGGTGATGCGCTGTCAGGTGGAGCGAGGAACGTTTCCTCAGTATCACTGGTATCTGAATAACAGCAGACTGGAGGGCAGAGGGTCTTTCTACGCTGTGGGTGGGACACACAactcgtctctctctctgtctgtgggTCCACACAGCTCCGGCTTCTATCACTGTCATGCTTCGGACACATTCGACAACGCCAACACAGTCAGAAGTCTGAAGATACCGATCAACAGAGACG CGCTGAACAGAGTCTCCACTTCAGTGCTGGTTGTTGTTTTCTCGTGTTTGATTCTGCTGGTGGTCTCTGTCACCTCCTGCTGTGTTTCTGGAGCTGTCTTAA GGAGAAGATATTCCAGGAAATATCT aGCGGGAGAAACAGACGTCACATCTACACAtgaggatgaagatgatgaacaAGATTTTCTA CTGCTGTCGGGTTATGAGGAGGATGTCATCCACGCTGAAAGAACGAGTGATCTTCATTCTGAG GAGGACGAGTCGTCGGTCGATGAAACCGTCCTGTATGATGGAGCTGTCTCAAAATAA
- the si:dkey-93h22.7 gene encoding cell adhesion molecule DSCAML1 isoform X1, translating to MKQFRFLQTGCSLRRSSDRMRASLLILIAGVSVWCPVAGVRLDKPHLSGPSTALEGSVEDFTCKMPWTPTNVSVVLKLYAEGNLNKSIGYHTVLFEELAVFPLVVNEKHDGRLICEASGNNNTEIEHTFSDSLDLQVISPVEGATIVSHLSSNDLWVGRTLTLRCDITRGTHVSYDWLKDGSPLHSSLRTSRLTIPSLSLHHTGDYQCVASNRLNDTTVYNSSSDVISVQVKEHISKPEISLDVVKSAAGDLTAIVRCRCDTGTPLNTFSLLNDTDIIAVETTDRLQALFNVSIQLNRDMGWVRCNASNHGNWMLSNAKSLSVESVGGAVTVTLFKHVAVDFQVFGVVMRCQVERGTFPQYHWYLNNSRLEGRGSFYAVGGTHNSSLSLSVGPHSSGFYHCHASDTFDNANTVRSLKIPINRDALNRVSTSVLVVVFSCLILLVVSVTSCCVSGAVLRRRYSRKYLAGETDVTSTHEDEDDEQDFLLLSGYEEDVIHAERTSDLHSEEDESSVDETVLYDGAVSK from the exons cagGTGTTTCTGTCTGGTGTCCAGTGGCAG GTGTTCGGCTTGATAAACCTCATCTTTCTGGTCCTTCCACCGCATTAGAAGGTTCAGTGGAGGACTTCACCTGCAAAATGCCCTGGACTCCCACAAACGTGTCTGTGGTCCTCAAGCTTTACGCTGAGGGGAATCTGAACAAGTCCATTGGTTATCACACTGTACTCTTTGAAGAACTGGCAGTATTCCCTCTGGTGGTCAATGAGAAACATGACGGACGACTCATCTGTGAAGCCAGCGGGAACAATAACACGGAGATCGAACACACGTTCAGTGACAGCCTGGACCTTCAAGTCATAT ctCCGGTGGAGGGTGCCACGATCGTCTCTCATCTGTCCAGCAATGACCTGTGGGTGGGACGGACTTTAACCCTGCGATGTGACATCACTAGAGGAACACACGTCTCTTATGATTGGCTCAAGGATGGATCCCCGCTTCACAGCAGTCTGCGCACGTCCAGACTGAccattccctctctctctcttcatcacaCGGGAGATTATCAGTGTGTCGCATCAAACCGGTTAAACGACACCACCGTGTATAACTCCAGCAGTGATGTCATATCCGtacaggtcaaag AACACATATCAAAGCCTGAGATCTCTCTGGATGTTGTGAAGAGTGCCGCGGGAGATTTGACAGCGATCGTCAGGTGTCGGTGTGATACAGGAACGCCTCTCAATACCTTCAGTCTGTTGAATGACACAGACATCATCGCCGTGGAAACCACGGACAGACTTCAGGCTCTCTTTAACGTGTCCATTCAGCTCAATCGAGACATGGGCTGGGTGCGATGTAACGCCAGTAACCACGGCAACTGGATGCTGAGCAACGCAAAGAGTCTGAGCGTGG AGTCTGTAGGTGGCGCTGTGACGGTGACGCTCTTCAAACACGTGGCTGTAGACTTTCAGGTGTTTGGTGTGGTGATGCGCTGTCAGGTGGAGCGAGGAACGTTTCCTCAGTATCACTGGTATCTGAATAACAGCAGACTGGAGGGCAGAGGGTCTTTCTACGCTGTGGGTGGGACACACAactcgtctctctctctgtctgtgggTCCACACAGCTCCGGCTTCTATCACTGTCATGCTTCGGACACATTCGACAACGCCAACACAGTCAGAAGTCTGAAGATACCGATCAACAGAGACG CGCTGAACAGAGTCTCCACTTCAGTGCTGGTTGTTGTTTTCTCGTGTTTGATTCTGCTGGTGGTCTCTGTCACCTCCTGCTGTGTTTCTGGAGCTGTCTTAA GGAGAAGATATTCCAGGAAATATCT aGCGGGAGAAACAGACGTCACATCTACACAtgaggatgaagatgatgaacaAGATTTTCTA CTGCTGTCGGGTTATGAGGAGGATGTCATCCACGCTGAAAGAACGAGTGATCTTCATTCTGAG GAGGACGAGTCGTCGGTCGATGAAACCGTCCTGTATGATGGAGCTGTCTCAAAATAA
- the si:dkey-93h22.7 gene encoding cell adhesion molecule DSCAML1 isoform X3, which translates to MPWTPTNVSVVLKLYAEGNLNKSIGYHTVLFEELAVFPLVVNEKHDGRLICEASGNNNTEIEHTFSDSLDLQVISPVEGATIVSHLSSNDLWVGRTLTLRCDITRGTHVSYDWLKDGSPLHSSLRTSRLTIPSLSLHHTGDYQCVASNRLNDTTVYNSSSDVISVQVKEHISKPEISLDVVKSAAGDLTAIVRCRCDTGTPLNTFSLLNDTDIIAVETTDRLQALFNVSIQLNRDMGWVRCNASNHGNWMLSNAKSLSVESVGGAVTVTLFKHVAVDFQVFGVVMRCQVERGTFPQYHWYLNNSRLEGRGSFYAVGGTHNSSLSLSVGPHSSGFYHCHASDTFDNANTVRSLKIPINRDALNRVSTSVLVVVFSCLILLVVSVTSCCVSGAVLRRRYSRKYLAGETDVTSTHEDEDDEQDFLLLSGYEEDVIHAERTSDLHSEEDESSVDETVLYDGAVSK; encoded by the exons ATGCCCTGGACTCCCACAAACGTGTCTGTGGTCCTCAAGCTTTACGCTGAGGGGAATCTGAACAAGTCCATTGGTTATCACACTGTACTCTTTGAAGAACTGGCAGTATTCCCTCTGGTGGTCAATGAGAAACATGACGGACGACTCATCTGTGAAGCCAGCGGGAACAATAACACGGAGATCGAACACACGTTCAGTGACAGCCTGGACCTTCAAGTCATAT ctCCGGTGGAGGGTGCCACGATCGTCTCTCATCTGTCCAGCAATGACCTGTGGGTGGGACGGACTTTAACCCTGCGATGTGACATCACTAGAGGAACACACGTCTCTTATGATTGGCTCAAGGATGGATCCCCGCTTCACAGCAGTCTGCGCACGTCCAGACTGAccattccctctctctctcttcatcacaCGGGAGATTATCAGTGTGTCGCATCAAACCGGTTAAACGACACCACCGTGTATAACTCCAGCAGTGATGTCATATCCGtacaggtcaaag AACACATATCAAAGCCTGAGATCTCTCTGGATGTTGTGAAGAGTGCCGCGGGAGATTTGACAGCGATCGTCAGGTGTCGGTGTGATACAGGAACGCCTCTCAATACCTTCAGTCTGTTGAATGACACAGACATCATCGCCGTGGAAACCACGGACAGACTTCAGGCTCTCTTTAACGTGTCCATTCAGCTCAATCGAGACATGGGCTGGGTGCGATGTAACGCCAGTAACCACGGCAACTGGATGCTGAGCAACGCAAAGAGTCTGAGCGTGG AGTCTGTAGGTGGCGCTGTGACGGTGACGCTCTTCAAACACGTGGCTGTAGACTTTCAGGTGTTTGGTGTGGTGATGCGCTGTCAGGTGGAGCGAGGAACGTTTCCTCAGTATCACTGGTATCTGAATAACAGCAGACTGGAGGGCAGAGGGTCTTTCTACGCTGTGGGTGGGACACACAactcgtctctctctctgtctgtgggTCCACACAGCTCCGGCTTCTATCACTGTCATGCTTCGGACACATTCGACAACGCCAACACAGTCAGAAGTCTGAAGATACCGATCAACAGAGACG CGCTGAACAGAGTCTCCACTTCAGTGCTGGTTGTTGTTTTCTCGTGTTTGATTCTGCTGGTGGTCTCTGTCACCTCCTGCTGTGTTTCTGGAGCTGTCTTAA GGAGAAGATATTCCAGGAAATATCT aGCGGGAGAAACAGACGTCACATCTACACAtgaggatgaagatgatgaacaAGATTTTCTA CTGCTGTCGGGTTATGAGGAGGATGTCATCCACGCTGAAAGAACGAGTGATCTTCATTCTGAG GAGGACGAGTCGTCGGTCGATGAAACCGTCCTGTATGATGGAGCTGTCTCAAAATAA